One window of the Benincasa hispida cultivar B227 chromosome 3, ASM972705v1, whole genome shotgun sequence genome contains the following:
- the LOC120074364 gene encoding iron-sulfur assembly protein IscA-like 2, mitochondrial: MTPRHQLFGAAIEPTTGGLLHFRRCTIQRMKELQDPKEEKILRLSIEIGGCSGSQYVFDLDGKTNLMIGCMRRRELN; the protein is encoded by the exons ATGACACCACGCCATCAGCTGTTCGGTGCTGCTATCGAGCCCACGACTGGTGGGCTACTACACTTTCGTCGTTGCACGATTCAG AGAATGAAAGAACTGCAAGATCCCAAGGAAGAAAAAATACTTCGCTTGAGTATAGAAATTGGGGGGTGTTCTGGATCTCAATATGTTTTCGATTTGGATGGCAAAACCAACTTGATGATAG GGTGTATGAGAAGGAGGGAGTTAAATTGA